The following are encoded in a window of Arthrobacter sp. OAP107 genomic DNA:
- a CDS encoding ABC transporter ATP-binding protein, translating to MSQPRHPAELNPKREPQRRLALKPYARAVAQVLRVSFRASPGAVLMKVAGSLISAVLPLVTTYFAGLTTTALAAAYSGDAAAGQQAIVYVIITAALGLFWGAFGSLDRYIQQVMSFRVGAIVGDLMYERFLALDFWRYDDKETVDLYDRAKRFSDSYARVLDRIAAIFTQLVSVLLAIGALLLVSWWIAVIVLVAIVPSVYLQFKLSREQIAHWNTQVDSRRQRRMIETNLLRPQHIAEMRLYGIVGYLMDLRSRLRDADEKRRLDFQKRYMPKQLAADALQYAAEVVSLIWVVGQIIVRAQPVGQFLYIQQIVSRALSTANSLVSSLSSIDEDLANLKDYELFMALPVHSSHAPPLLEAPRTVELRDIRFTYTGSDIEVIRGISMTIREGQHIAIVGENGAGKSTLIRILAGLYRPDSGQVMLDGVDLAAVDVTSWHRHLAVLSQEFLKYEFATAAENILFGDVDAPRNDEQISRAAADAEALEFINKLPNGLDNHVSNWMEDPRGRKGSGLSGGQWQRLAMARNFYRNASFMVMDEPTSAIDALAEHRIFTRLFSERSSTIIAISHRLATIEKADIVYMLEDGRIVEQGTHRELVALRGRYFRMFESQLSVEEAGGI from the coding sequence ATGTCCCAACCACGCCATCCCGCCGAACTGAACCCGAAAAGGGAGCCCCAGCGGCGGCTGGCACTGAAGCCCTATGCCCGCGCCGTGGCCCAGGTGCTGCGCGTCAGTTTCCGCGCGTCGCCGGGTGCCGTGCTCATGAAGGTGGCCGGTTCGCTGATCTCGGCGGTGCTGCCGCTGGTCACCACCTACTTCGCCGGCCTGACCACCACCGCGCTGGCGGCAGCCTACAGCGGGGACGCTGCGGCCGGGCAGCAGGCCATCGTCTACGTCATCATCACCGCCGCGCTGGGCCTGTTCTGGGGCGCCTTCGGCAGTTTGGACCGCTACATCCAGCAGGTCATGAGCTTCCGGGTGGGAGCCATCGTGGGCGACCTGATGTACGAACGGTTTCTTGCGCTGGACTTCTGGCGGTACGACGACAAGGAAACCGTAGATCTTTACGACCGCGCCAAGCGGTTCTCGGACTCCTATGCCAGGGTCCTGGACCGGATTGCGGCCATTTTCACGCAGCTGGTGTCGGTGCTTCTGGCCATCGGCGCGCTGCTTCTGGTGAGCTGGTGGATCGCGGTGATCGTGCTGGTCGCGATCGTTCCGAGCGTGTACCTGCAGTTCAAGCTGTCCCGCGAGCAGATCGCGCACTGGAACACACAGGTGGATTCGCGGCGGCAGCGGCGGATGATCGAGACCAATCTGCTCCGCCCGCAGCACATCGCCGAGATGCGCCTGTACGGGATCGTCGGGTACCTTATGGATCTTCGCTCCCGGCTCCGCGACGCCGACGAGAAGCGCCGGCTGGACTTCCAGAAGCGGTACATGCCCAAGCAGTTGGCCGCCGATGCCCTGCAATACGCGGCGGAGGTTGTCTCGCTCATCTGGGTGGTGGGCCAGATCATCGTCAGGGCCCAGCCGGTGGGGCAGTTCCTCTACATCCAGCAGATCGTCAGCCGGGCGCTGTCCACGGCGAACAGCCTGGTGTCCTCACTCAGCTCGATCGACGAGGACCTGGCCAACCTCAAGGACTACGAGCTGTTCATGGCGCTGCCCGTGCATTCCAGCCACGCACCGCCGCTGCTGGAGGCGCCCAGGACGGTTGAGCTGCGGGACATCCGCTTCACCTATACCGGCAGTGACATCGAAGTGATCCGCGGCATCAGCATGACCATCCGCGAAGGTCAGCACATTGCCATCGTGGGGGAGAACGGCGCCGGGAAGTCCACGCTGATCCGCATCCTTGCCGGGCTTTACCGCCCGGACTCCGGCCAGGTGATGCTCGACGGCGTGGACCTCGCCGCCGTCGACGTCACCTCCTGGCACCGCCACCTGGCGGTGCTGAGCCAGGAGTTCCTCAAGTACGAGTTCGCCACCGCGGCGGAAAACATCCTCTTCGGCGACGTCGACGCACCCCGGAACGATGAGCAGATCAGCCGTGCGGCCGCCGACGCCGAGGCACTGGAGTTCATCAACAAGCTGCCCAACGGCCTGGACAACCACGTCAGCAACTGGATGGAAGATCCGCGCGGCCGGAAGGGGAGCGGGCTGAGCGGCGGGCAGTGGCAGCGGCTGGCCATGGCCCGGAACTTCTACCGGAACGCCTCCTTCATGGTCATGGATGAGCCAACCTCCGCCATCGACGCGCTGGCGGAGCACCGCATCTTCACCCGGCTGTTCTCCGAGCGCAGCAGCACCATCATCGCCATCAGCCACCGGCTCGCCACGATCGAGAAGGCGGACATCGTGTACATGCTCGAGGACGGCAGGATCGTGGAGCAGGGCACGCACCGGGAACTGGTGGCCCTCCGCGGCCGCTACTTCCGGATGTTCGAGTCCCAGCTCAGCGTCGAGGAGGCCGGCGGGATCTGA
- a CDS encoding GuaB3 family IMP dehydrogenase-related protein — MTYEIEIGRGKRGRRAYSLDDIAIVPNRRTRDPKDVSVSWQIDAYKFDMPVIAAPMDSAMSPATAITLGKLGGLGVLDLEGLWTRYEDPQPVLDEIGALADETNSPAVTRRMQELYQAPIQPELITSRLAEIRAAGITVAGSLTPQRTQEHYKTVVAAGVDIFVIRGTTVSAEHVSKDHEPLNLKQFIYELDVPVIVGGAAGYTPALHLMRTGAAGVLVGFGGGATTTTRRALGIHSPMASAISDVAAARRDYMDESGGRYVHVIADGGMGTSGDIVKAIAVGADAVMLGTALARAEEAPGKGWHWGQEAHHLELPRGDRVNIGTVGPLEEVLFGPGHHTNGTSNLIGALRRSMATTGYSDLKEFQRVDVVVSPYEGN, encoded by the coding sequence GTGACTTACGAGATTGAGATTGGCCGTGGCAAGCGTGGGCGTCGTGCCTACTCCCTGGACGACATTGCGATCGTCCCCAACCGTCGCACCCGTGACCCCAAGGACGTCTCCGTCTCGTGGCAGATCGATGCCTACAAGTTCGACATGCCGGTCATCGCGGCACCCATGGACTCGGCCATGTCCCCGGCGACGGCCATCACGCTCGGCAAGCTCGGCGGCCTGGGCGTCCTGGACCTCGAGGGCCTGTGGACCCGGTACGAGGACCCGCAGCCCGTGCTGGACGAGATCGGCGCGCTCGCGGATGAAACCAACAGCCCGGCCGTCACGCGCAGGATGCAGGAGCTCTACCAGGCCCCGATTCAGCCCGAACTGATCACGTCCCGGCTGGCCGAAATCCGCGCCGCCGGCATCACCGTGGCGGGCTCCCTGACCCCGCAGCGCACCCAGGAACACTACAAGACCGTGGTGGCTGCCGGCGTCGACATCTTTGTGATCCGCGGAACCACGGTCTCCGCCGAGCACGTCTCGAAGGACCACGAGCCGCTGAACCTCAAGCAGTTCATCTACGAACTCGACGTCCCCGTCATCGTGGGCGGTGCCGCCGGCTACACGCCCGCCCTGCACCTCATGCGCACCGGGGCCGCCGGCGTTCTGGTCGGATTCGGCGGCGGCGCCACCACCACCACGCGCCGCGCCCTGGGCATCCACTCGCCCATGGCCTCCGCCATCTCCGACGTCGCGGCCGCCCGCCGCGACTATATGGACGAGTCCGGCGGACGCTACGTCCACGTGATTGCCGACGGCGGCATGGGCACCTCGGGGGACATCGTCAAGGCCATCGCTGTGGGCGCCGATGCCGTCATGCTCGGCACGGCCCTCGCCCGGGCAGAGGAAGCCCCCGGGAAGGGCTGGCACTGGGGCCAGGAGGCCCACCACCTGGAACTGCCCCGCGGCGACAGGGTCAACATCGGAACTGTCGGTCCGCTGGAAGAGGTGCTCTTCGGGCCGGGCCACCACACCAACGGAACCTCCAACCTCATCGGCGCGCTCCGCCGCTCCATGGCCACCACCGGCTACTCGGACCTCAAGGAGTTCCAGCGGGTCGACGTCGTGGTTTCCCCCTACGAAGGAAACTGA
- a CDS encoding glycerol-3-phosphate dehydrogenase/oxidase has product MTGFDERPAATKGALGPEAREAALAALKASAEPGKELDILIVGGGIVGTGVALDAVTRGLNVGIVEASDWAAGTSSRSSKLIHGGLRYLEMLDFALVKEALQERGLLLSELAPHLARPVPFLYPLTKHFVERPYIGAGIALYDVMSISGGHKRGVPFHKHLSRRGTLRAAPSLKDDAFVGSIRYYDGQVDDAKYVANLVRTAAYYGAHAVNQTAVVDFLREGERVVGAKVVNREDNSTFNIRAKQVINATGVWTDETQAMVTERGQLKVRASKGIHLVVPRDRFQSTVGLILRTEKSVLFVIPWGRHWIIGTTDTDWHLDKAHPAASSKDIDYLLEHVNKVLKRPLTREDVEGVYAGLRPLLAGESDSTAKLSREHVVAHPVPGLVVVAGGKWTTYRVMAKDAVDEAVRSMDERVPPSCTETIPLLGASGFKAAWNRRNRTAEESGVHVARVEHLLNRYGSMASEVLAIIRERPELAEPLPGADDYLQAEAVYAATHEGARHVHDVLTRRTRISIEAWDRGVSAVPVVAKLMGEILGWSDAQRESEIKHYLARVEAERLSQQQPDDESADAARLGAEDIVPLR; this is encoded by the coding sequence ATGACCGGTTTCGATGAACGTCCGGCGGCGACCAAAGGCGCTCTGGGACCCGAGGCGCGGGAGGCTGCACTAGCCGCGTTGAAGGCTTCGGCGGAGCCGGGCAAGGAACTGGACATCCTCATCGTCGGCGGCGGCATCGTCGGGACGGGCGTTGCCCTCGACGCCGTTACCCGCGGCCTGAACGTCGGCATCGTGGAAGCCAGCGACTGGGCCGCCGGGACATCGTCACGGTCCTCCAAGCTCATCCACGGCGGCCTCCGTTACCTGGAAATGCTCGACTTCGCACTCGTGAAGGAAGCACTCCAGGAACGGGGCCTGCTGCTTTCCGAACTGGCGCCGCACCTGGCCCGGCCGGTGCCGTTCCTGTACCCGCTGACCAAACACTTCGTCGAGCGGCCGTACATCGGCGCGGGCATCGCACTGTACGACGTCATGTCCATCTCCGGCGGCCACAAGCGCGGCGTGCCGTTCCACAAACACCTCTCGCGCCGGGGCACCCTGCGCGCCGCCCCGAGCCTGAAGGACGACGCCTTCGTCGGATCCATCCGCTACTACGACGGTCAGGTGGATGACGCGAAGTACGTGGCCAACCTGGTCCGCACCGCCGCATACTACGGCGCCCACGCGGTCAACCAGACCGCCGTCGTCGACTTCCTGCGCGAGGGCGAGCGCGTGGTGGGCGCCAAGGTGGTCAACCGCGAGGACAACTCCACCTTCAACATCAGGGCCAAGCAGGTCATCAACGCCACCGGGGTATGGACCGACGAAACCCAGGCCATGGTCACCGAGCGCGGCCAGCTGAAGGTGCGCGCGTCCAAGGGCATCCACCTGGTGGTGCCGCGGGACCGCTTCCAGTCAACGGTCGGGCTGATCCTGCGGACGGAGAAGTCCGTGCTGTTCGTCATCCCGTGGGGGCGGCACTGGATCATCGGCACCACGGACACCGACTGGCACCTGGACAAGGCCCACCCCGCGGCGTCCAGCAAGGACATCGACTACCTCCTGGAACACGTCAACAAGGTCCTGAAACGGCCGCTCACCAGGGAGGACGTGGAGGGTGTCTATGCCGGGCTGCGGCCGCTGCTGGCGGGGGAAAGCGACTCCACCGCCAAGCTCTCCCGCGAGCATGTCGTGGCGCATCCGGTGCCCGGCCTGGTGGTGGTGGCCGGCGGCAAGTGGACCACCTACCGCGTCATGGCCAAGGACGCCGTGGACGAGGCCGTGCGCAGCATGGACGAGCGCGTGCCGCCGAGCTGCACCGAGACCATTCCGCTGCTGGGGGCCAGCGGGTTCAAGGCCGCCTGGAACCGCCGCAACCGGACTGCCGAGGAATCGGGGGTGCACGTGGCGCGCGTGGAGCACCTGCTGAACCGCTACGGATCCATGGCCTCCGAGGTGCTGGCCATCATTCGCGAGCGGCCCGAACTCGCCGAACCGCTGCCCGGCGCCGACGACTACCTGCAGGCCGAGGCGGTCTACGCGGCGACCCACGAAGGCGCCCGGCACGTGCACGACGTCCTGACCAGGCGTACCCGGATTTCCATCGAGGCTTGGGACCGCGGTGTGTCTGCCGTCCCGGTAGTCGCTAAGCTTATGGGAGAAATTCTTGGCTGGAGCGATGCGCAGCGGGAAAGCGAAATCAAGCATTACCTTGCGCGGGTGGAGGCCGAACGGCTCAGCCAGCAGCAGCCCGATGACGAGTCAGCGGATGCTGCCCGGCTGGGTGCGGAGGATATCGTCCCGCTGCGCTGA
- a CDS encoding PTS sugar transporter subunit IIA, protein MAEPLDRYDAELTTPDMVILEMEAEDKVDAASQLARKLYDAGRVSDLEGFLAHVNAREHQLATGLPGGVGLPHARSEYVSETSIAVGITKYGKALDFGASDGPATVILLIATPASSFSDHLEVLATLARSLSKESFRESLRRAYDAEVIAELINSSLVFFDH, encoded by the coding sequence TTGGCGGAACCACTGGACCGTTACGATGCCGAACTCACCACGCCGGACATGGTGATCCTCGAAATGGAGGCCGAGGACAAGGTGGATGCGGCCAGCCAGCTGGCCCGGAAGCTCTACGATGCCGGCCGCGTCTCAGACCTCGAGGGCTTCCTGGCGCACGTCAACGCCCGCGAGCACCAGCTGGCGACCGGCCTGCCCGGGGGAGTGGGCCTGCCGCACGCCCGCAGCGAGTACGTCTCGGAGACCTCGATCGCCGTCGGCATCACCAAGTACGGCAAGGCCCTGGACTTCGGCGCCTCCGACGGCCCTGCCACAGTGATCCTGCTGATCGCCACGCCGGCGAGTTCCTTCTCCGACCACTTGGAAGTGCTCGCCACGTTGGCGCGGTCCCTGTCCAAGGAATCCTTCCGGGAATCGCTGCGCCGGGCCTACGATGCCGAGGTCATCGCAGAGCTCATCAACTCCAGCCTGGTCTTCTTCGACCACTAA
- a CDS encoding SURF1 family protein, translated as MWKTALQPRWIAGLVFAIAVSGVFVLLSQWQFGRSTQPEVPVNPTTEQVQALTKTLQPGDFFHGSAADQMVTASGTYDPAKQVLVPNRIKDGKTGYWVVTAFAVADAPALKGVAASPKTYIPVARGWIADPADAGAPPSGIIRLTGRLLPSEAPVPNTAPAPGQATAVSVAELINAWNVSSYPAFVSATAEKSGTADVGAAAGSGLEPLGIAAQPPAAKVNWLNLFYSVEWIVFAGFALFIWWRLVKDDYRRSLEDAEDHDADGHSHGGPEPTQPNEIQQKVQP; from the coding sequence GTGTGGAAAACAGCCCTCCAGCCCCGGTGGATCGCAGGCCTGGTCTTTGCGATCGCCGTTTCGGGTGTCTTTGTGCTCCTGAGCCAATGGCAGTTCGGCCGTTCCACACAGCCTGAAGTGCCGGTCAACCCCACCACGGAGCAGGTCCAGGCCCTAACGAAAACCCTGCAGCCCGGCGACTTCTTCCATGGCTCGGCGGCGGACCAGATGGTCACGGCATCCGGCACCTACGACCCGGCCAAACAGGTCCTGGTGCCCAACCGGATCAAGGACGGCAAGACCGGATACTGGGTGGTCACAGCCTTCGCAGTCGCGGACGCCCCGGCGCTCAAAGGCGTGGCAGCCTCACCGAAAACCTACATACCGGTGGCCCGCGGCTGGATCGCCGATCCCGCCGACGCCGGCGCCCCGCCGTCGGGCATTATCCGGCTGACCGGACGGCTGCTGCCGTCCGAGGCGCCGGTGCCCAACACCGCACCCGCACCCGGACAGGCAACGGCCGTTTCGGTGGCCGAACTCATCAACGCCTGGAACGTCAGCAGCTACCCCGCATTTGTGTCCGCCACGGCGGAAAAGTCAGGAACGGCCGACGTCGGTGCTGCCGCCGGCAGCGGCCTGGAGCCGCTCGGCATTGCCGCGCAGCCGCCGGCCGCGAAGGTCAACTGGCTGAACCTGTTCTACTCCGTGGAGTGGATCGTCTTCGCCGGCTTCGCCCTGTTCATCTGGTGGCGGCTGGTCAAGGACGACTACCGCAGGAGCCTCGAGGACGCCGAGGACCACGACGCCGATGGCCACAGCCACGGCGGACCAGAACCGACCCAACCCAACGAGATCCAACAAAAGGTACAGCCATGA
- a CDS encoding DUF3817 domain-containing protein, with protein sequence MIEPKPAIQPSNPTGAAKKRRFGGTEAQIRSALKFYKVMAYLTGAMLLLLCAELVARYGFGQYLFAGGTDALTGQAFGFGFTQAEPKGVIGGFNVSVTVLIVHGWMYVVYLMSNFRLWSLMRWPFAKMILLALGGVVPFLSFIVEKKFHAEVEAELAANPQAASRY encoded by the coding sequence ATGATCGAACCCAAGCCGGCAATCCAGCCCTCCAACCCGACCGGGGCGGCGAAGAAGCGCCGCTTTGGCGGCACGGAGGCGCAGATCCGCTCCGCCCTGAAGTTCTACAAGGTCATGGCCTACCTCACGGGCGCCATGCTGCTGCTGCTGTGCGCTGAGCTGGTGGCCCGCTACGGCTTCGGCCAGTATCTCTTCGCCGGCGGGACGGACGCCCTGACCGGCCAGGCGTTCGGCTTCGGGTTCACCCAGGCGGAACCGAAGGGCGTCATCGGCGGGTTCAACGTGTCCGTAACCGTGCTTATCGTTCACGGCTGGATGTACGTGGTGTACCTGATGTCCAACTTCCGGCTGTGGTCGCTGATGCGCTGGCCGTTCGCCAAGATGATCCTGCTGGCGCTCGGCGGCGTGGTCCCGTTCCTGTCCTTCATTGTGGAGAAGAAGTTCCACGCCGAGGTGGAGGCCGAGCTCGCTGCCAACCCGCAGGCCGCCAGCCGCTACTGA
- the guaA gene encoding glutamine-hydrolyzing GMP synthase — MTTPTASQTSQKPVLVVDYGAQYAQLIARRVREANVYSEVVPHTYSTEQLLAKNPAAIILSGGPASVYADGAPSVGAELFEAGVPVFGICYGFQAMANALGGKVDKTGLREYGSTQTTILGESRSVLDGMPQHQNTWMSHGDSVHEAPEGFEVLATTAGAEVAAFANEEKCLYGVQWHPEVKHSAYGQQVLENFLFKGAKLEQNWTTGNILEEQVERIRQQIGDARVICGLSGGVDSAVAAALVQRAVGDQLTCVFVDHGLLREGEAEQVERDFVAATGVNLYVANEQERFQAALAGVSDPETKRKIIGREFIRAFEEAERAIIADAAAHGEKIKFLVQGTLYPDVVESGGGEGAANIKSHHNVGGLPEDLEFELVEPLRALFKDEVRAVGAQLGLPQEIVGRQPFPGPGLGIRIVGEVTKERLDLLRKADAIARAELTAAGLDNDVWQMPVVLLADVRSVGVQGDGRTYGHPIVLRPVSSEDAMTADWSRLPYDLLARISNRITNEVDGVNRVVLDVTSKPPGTIEWE; from the coding sequence GTGACTACTCCCACTGCATCCCAGACTTCCCAGAAGCCGGTGCTGGTTGTTGACTACGGTGCCCAGTACGCGCAGCTGATTGCCCGCCGCGTCCGGGAAGCGAATGTGTATTCGGAAGTGGTTCCGCATACCTACAGCACTGAGCAGCTCCTGGCCAAGAACCCCGCCGCCATCATCCTCTCCGGCGGACCCGCAAGCGTCTACGCCGACGGCGCCCCGAGTGTTGGCGCCGAGCTGTTCGAAGCCGGCGTCCCGGTCTTCGGCATCTGCTACGGCTTCCAGGCGATGGCCAACGCCCTCGGCGGCAAGGTGGACAAGACCGGCCTGCGGGAGTACGGCTCCACCCAGACCACCATCCTCGGCGAAAGCCGCTCCGTCCTCGACGGCATGCCCCAGCACCAGAACACCTGGATGAGCCACGGTGACTCCGTCCACGAGGCTCCCGAGGGCTTCGAAGTGCTGGCCACCACGGCGGGCGCCGAAGTTGCCGCGTTCGCCAACGAGGAGAAGTGCCTGTACGGCGTGCAGTGGCACCCCGAGGTGAAGCACTCCGCCTACGGCCAGCAGGTGCTGGAAAACTTCCTCTTCAAAGGCGCCAAGCTGGAGCAGAACTGGACCACGGGCAACATCCTAGAGGAGCAGGTGGAGCGCATCCGCCAGCAGATCGGCGATGCCCGGGTCATCTGCGGCCTCTCCGGCGGCGTGGACTCGGCCGTTGCGGCAGCGCTCGTCCAGCGTGCCGTCGGCGACCAGCTGACCTGTGTCTTCGTTGACCACGGGCTGCTGCGCGAAGGCGAAGCTGAGCAGGTGGAGCGCGACTTCGTCGCCGCCACCGGCGTGAACCTCTACGTGGCCAACGAGCAGGAGCGCTTCCAGGCGGCGCTGGCCGGCGTCAGCGATCCCGAAACCAAGCGCAAGATCATCGGCCGCGAATTCATCCGGGCCTTCGAAGAGGCCGAGCGCGCCATCATCGCCGACGCCGCCGCGCACGGCGAAAAGATCAAGTTCCTGGTGCAGGGCACCCTGTACCCGGACGTCGTCGAATCCGGCGGCGGCGAAGGCGCAGCGAACATCAAGAGCCACCACAACGTGGGCGGCCTGCCGGAGGACCTGGAGTTCGAGCTCGTCGAACCGCTGCGTGCCCTGTTCAAGGACGAGGTGCGTGCCGTCGGTGCCCAGCTCGGCCTGCCCCAGGAGATCGTCGGCCGCCAGCCGTTCCCCGGCCCCGGCCTGGGCATCCGCATCGTCGGCGAAGTCACCAAGGAACGTCTTGACCTGCTGCGCAAAGCCGATGCCATCGCCCGCGCCGAACTGACCGCCGCCGGGCTCGACAACGACGTCTGGCAGATGCCCGTGGTGCTGCTCGCGGACGTCCGCAGCGTCGGCGTCCAGGGCGACGGCCGCACCTATGGCCACCCGATCGTGCTGCGCCCCGTCTCCTCCGAGGACGCCATGACGGCCGACTGGTCCCGTCTTCCCTACGACCTGCTGGCCCGGATCTCCAACCGGATCACTAACGAGGTGGACGGCGTCAACCGCGTGGTTCTCGACGTCACCAGCAAGCCGCCGGGAACCATCGAGTGGGAATAG